The DNA region CGTCGCCACTCTCCCTTAAACCGATTTTTGTTCCATGATTTCTAAATATGCCCGTGTAATCGTTGTTTTCGTAATCCGACCTACAATTAAATATGTATGCTTTTCTTCATCTACTTCTTTTATTACCGGCAACGAATCTATGTGATTATTAATCATTTTTTTTGCTGCATCTAACAAACTCTCTTCTGGGTTGATGGTAATAATATTTGGCATTCTCGTCATAATTACACTTACAGGTAATTCCTGTAAATCCTTGTTCCCGATAGCCGTTCTTAGTAAATCCTTTCTAGAAATGACACCGGCTAAATGACCTTTTTCGTCAACGGCATAAAGCGTTCCCACATCTTCTAAAAATAATTGAACGATTGCATCATAAACGGAAGTGGATATATCAACCACAATCGGGTGTGCCTTGTAATCGGTGACCTTCTGATGTAAGAACTTTTCTGCCTGTAGCTTCGTTTGATAATTATGATTGAAATAGTAACCAACCCTTGGCCTTGCATCCAAATTTCCTGACATCGTTAAGATAGCTAAATCTGGTCTTAATGCAGCCCTCGTTAAGGAAAGCCTCTCAGCAATTTGTTGCCCTGTAATCGGACCATTTTCTTTTACAATTTCTAGAATTTCTGCTTGCCGTTTAGTCAGTTTGATCACATCCACCCCCTTTAACAAACATAATTATGTTACATTTTTTATAAAAAGTATAAATGTGCTATACTTATTTATATATAGTATATTACATTAATAGAAAAACGGAAACAATTTGTTCAACATTTTTTTGACAAAATGGAAAACTATTTATTTTTCGCAAAAAAAAGAATCCGAGGGATTCTTTTTTCAATTTAACAAGAAGGATATTTAATTACATTTTAAGTTATATCCCTACTTGCTCACATTCTAAGTACACAAAAAAACCGAACTATTTAAAGTTCGGTTTAATAATTATTTATTATAAGTGGGCCTAAATGGACTCGAACCATCGACCTCACGCTTATCAGGCGTGCGCTCTAACCAGCTGAGCTATAGGCCCATGTTTTTTGGAGCGGGTGAAGAGAATCGAACTCTCATCATCAGCTTGGAAGGCTGAGGTTTTACCACTAAACTACACCCGCAAATGATTAAATCCTTGTAGACCTAAGCACAAAAAACATTATAGCACGATGGTGTTATCTTGTAAACTATTTATCTGAAAAAAATCTTTGACTAATTAAAACATTAAAATTAGTAGAAATTGGTGCCTGTCACCCAGTATTTACTTACACTGGGCAAACAAGCATTCGGCTCCATGGTATCGATTCACTTCATCTTCATGAACTGCATTCGTTGATTAAATAGGCTTGGGTAGGATAAAAATCCAAGCATGATACTCGTTACAGCTGCTGTTGTTAATAGGAGAAACAGAATAAGCAATTGAAATTGAACTGCTTGAATTGGGCTTGCGCCTGCAATGATTTGACCGCTCATCATCCCTGGAAGCTGAACAAGTCCAATCGTTTTCTGGCTCTCAATGGTTGGAATCATGCTTGCTTTAATCGATGTAATCAGCTGTGTATGGATGGCTTGCTTCGGAGTCCCGCCAACAGATAGGATAAGTTCCGTTTGTTCCTGGTTTGTATCCACTTCTGCTATAAAACGATTCAAAAACAGGATGGCGAGCACCATGGAGTTTCCAATCATCATCCCGCTGATTGGGATGATATACTGTGCCGTAGCTGGTGTAATCTTGAATCCAAGTAGAATACCTTGTGTTAATACTTCAATGAAAACTAACGTGACGGCTACTTTCCATGTGATCCCTTTAATTGCTTGACCTTTTTTTCTCGCATTTTGAGTAGCAGCAACAATCATCACGACTACCATCAATAACATATAAAGGATGCTTTCTGAATCAAAGACAAACATTAGAATATACCCAACTACGAATAATTGGATAATAGATCTTACTACAGCAATAATGGTATCCTTTTCTAACCCAAGGTTAAAGGTTTTGGATAAGAAAACAGGAATCAACACAAAAACAAGTGCAATGGCAAGGGCAAGGGTACTCATTCCAATTCCCCCTTTACAAATTGTATTACTTTTTCATTTACAGGAGCATTCAATAGTTCACTTTTGCCAGCCTCAATGACTTCCCCTTCCATCATCACCCAAGAGTAGGTTCCAATTTCTTTTGCTTGCTGCAAATTATGAGTAATCCAAACAATTGTTACACCATACTTCTCATTGATTTTTACGATAAGTTCTTCTATTTCTTTTTGTGATACTCGGTCCAAAGCAGATGTGATTTCATCTAGCAATAATATTCGAGGATGATTTACGAGTGTACGGGCAATGGATACCTTCTGCCGCTGTCCACCTGATAAGTCTCTAACATTTCTATGTAAAAATTCCTCACTCAAGCCAACATCCTTTAATAAATCCTTTGCTGCCTTTTCAGCCAGATTTTTCCCTTGCAGTGTTAGTGGTAACCCTATATTTTGTAGCACATCCCCATTGATCATCGGTGCACTTTGAAGCGCAATTCCTACTAACCGGCGCAGTTCCACTGGAGCAAAGCTGCTAATTTTCTTGTCTTTAATATATATTTCACCTGAGTCTGGTGATAGGAGTCCGTTACAAAGCTTCAACAACGTTGTCTTTCCAGCACCCGAAGGACCTACCAACGTTGTAATCGTCCCCTCATAAAAGGATCCAGTAATATTTTTTAATATATGGTTATCGTCAGAATAAAAATTTACTTTGTTAAAGTGGATAGCTGGTGTTAGGATTGCTGTCATTCTTTCACTTCCTTTAATATCATGATTGCGAAATACTGGTGAATATTGTCTATTTTAATGTACTCATTTATACTTAACCTATGTTAAGTTTAAAAGCTTATATAAACAACTAAAAAGGGGGAGTAAAAAGTATGAAACTTGGTGCATTTTCTGTAAGTTTGAACGTAACAGACATTAATAAATCAAAAGAATTTTATGAAAACCTAGGATTTCAAAGCTTTGGCGGTGACATTTCACAAAATTGGCTTATTTTGAAAAATGAAAATTGCATAATTGGACTATTCCAAGGAATGTTTGAAAAGAACATCCTGACTTTTAATCCAGGATGGAATGAAAATGCGGAGAATATTGAATCTTTTACAGACGTTCGTGAGCTTCAAAAGCAGCTTAAAGAAAAAGGTATCAATATGCTGTCAGAACCAATTGAATCAAATGAAGGACCAGCACATTTTATTATAGAAGATCCAGATGGGAACCAGATTCTTGTTGACCAACATAGATGAAAAAGAGGAAATAACGAAACGTATTCAAAATGGGCCTAATGGACTCGAGCCATAGACCTCACGCTTTTCAGGCGTGCGTTCTAAGCTGCTGAGCTTTAGGCCCATGTTTATTTGAAGAGGGTGAAGTGATCTCACGGATTGTTCTAGTTTTTAGCAACAAAATTTCGTCTTATCTTTTATTAAAGGTGGAGGAATTTCCTGCTCTATTATTTATGAAATAAAATATTTTCTAATGTCTTTGCATTTTCTTTATCTAACGTTCCATATCCTTCTTTTACATTGTTACTAATAATAGTTGCCGTATCATTACTTTGATTGAACCAAATCTGGTATTCAAATAATCTTTCAGGCATATTCTCATCATATCTGAAAAACAGGGTCGCCTTTACATCTTCTTTTCTAGCCATTTTAGGTTCTACATTTGGTTTCCACTTAATTTGTTCAAATGCTTTTCTTAACGCATCTATCGTTTCTTCATCAGTAATCATTCCAGCTTCTTCATAGCTATCATCATCTGCCTTAACCACTTCAACATCTACTCTGGTAAGTTGTTTAAAGTCAAACTCATTCGGAGCTTTATTTGTACAGCCTATTAGAAACATTGCGGAAATAATACAGATGATAAAGCAGATATTCGTTTTTTTCGACAAAAAACCAACCCCTACTATCCTTAATTTATCCAGTTTATCAATATCAATATCAATTAATCATTGGATAAATAAGCTTTTATTTTAGGAAACACTTTGATAGCTGTGTTGTAGAAAACATCCTGATGATACGACTTTGGAATGATATCCTGGATGAAATCGATATATGGATTGATAGGGGTAAGCGGCCAATCGGTTCCAAATAAGAACTTCTCATAGTTATTGGTAAATGTTAAGGCGTGCAGAAGATGATCAAAAAATCTTGTTTCTTGGAGCCGCTTAATGTCACCATCCGCTCCAACAACAAGTCCTGATAAATCTGCGAATACGTTCGAATTTTTATAAACAACCTCTGCACCATCAAGGACCCACGGATCTCCAAAATGAGCCATCATTATGGTCATGTCCCTGTGCTTTACGGCCACATCATCAATCGCTAGCGGATGTGAGAATCGCAGTCTCCCCCGCTCCGAATATGTGTCCCCTGTATGATAAACGACCGGGACACTGTATTTCTTTGCAATTTTGTAAACAGGTTCATAGACTTCATCATAGGCATAAAATGGATAATACCCTAAGTAGATTTTAATACCGACACAATCAGGCTTTTGGACATCCTTTTCTAATTGCAGAAGTGCCGCCTCATCCAGCCGAAATGGATTAATTCCAGCACAATAAACAATGTTTTTCGGGATGACCTTGGTTAAATCTATCCCCATTGGTGACGGGGAAGCTGAATCAGGAAATCCTTCCCCAGCTGTTTCGGTAACCCCCATCGCAATCCCTAATACGATGTTATTTTCTGCAAATTCCCTTTCAATCCCCTGAAACGAGTAATCTACTTTCGAAATGTCAGTGGCTGTTTCGTGAAAACTTCTTATATCTGAATAATGAATATGTGCGTCAATTATTTTCATTTTCTACCTCATTAAATGTCATTCGGCGGAGATCCTCTGCTTCATCTGCACTAAGAATATTATCTGACCCTAAGATGAAGGATGGAGCTGAAAGGAATTCCATGCCATTCGCCATTTGCATATCTCTCCATATGGATACAAGCATAACCTCTTTGTTCATATAGGCTTCGATGTTAATCGCTTCCCGGTCAGCGATTAGTTGTAGCACTTCGTCACCAGTAGTTGAAGCAACGATTACATGGTCTGATAATTCTGTTTGAATCTCTGTACTCCCTGCGACATAGGTTCTGTTACTTCCTGCGCTTTTTACCGTTCCAACGGCAAAGGCACCTTCCGTATACCATTTCTTATAATGCATATACGTACCAGTGTTTTGAAGAATTTTCGTGACAACCGCTACAACCGGAACGCCAGGCAGCATGACATAATATTGTTCAATACCAAGGCCTTTAAATTCTTCATTATTGGTGAAATTTGTTGAAATCTTAAGACCCTTCCAGACTCTTCCTTCATTATCAATGAGAGATCCATCGCTAACGATGGTTTTTTCGTTTACAAAGGATTTTTGATTGATCCCGTGTAAAACGAAACGAATCCCTCCACTCCATGGATTCCACCATGCACGTGGCTGAAGTGATGGAAATGACGTATCTAACCATTCTTTTCCCTTAATTTTCAGAGAAAATACCGTTGGATAAAAGGTTTCGGCTGCAGCAATCGATATCTCACCATTACTTGCTTCCAGAATCTCCAACCCGTCTCTCGTACATTTTTGAAAGCTAATTAAGTGAGTAGATGGATTCATGGATAAAGCTTTTTTAAAATCTCGCACCCCATTTATCTCATACTCCGCTACCACAGATGAAAGTGGAGAAGGATTGCTCTGAACAACTTCACGTACTTCTCTTTTTTCATCCTCTACCGCTAGAATTGTCGATTTTCCTTTATTAAAAGAAACTTCTCCTTGTAAATACCCAGCTTTTCTGTCAATCAACACAGCTTCTTGCCCAGTTGTCTGTATAAATAAATCATCAGCAGTTGCGGCTGTTCTCACCCTTTTTCTCAAGGCAAACTCTCTAAATTCTTCCCAGCTTTGGTAGGCCCCAAACGAATGATATACAGGCTTCGTTTTAACCTCACCATTTGCTTGAATATTCCCAAGCGCATGTTCTACATACATATACCAATTTTCAAAATTAATTTTTGTTTCCTTTGGCCAGGTGATTCCGTGGGCATATGGCTCATACCGAGAAAATAACCAGTTTTCAGTCAGCTCATTACTATTCCACTTACCATATTCTGAGTATGCTCGTTCCTCCACTTTTACAACATGATCATTCAGCACAAAAACTGGCTTAAACAGCTCATGATAAATAGGCTGCATCATCCAGATCGGTTGAGTTATGTCTGAATGATTATTCCGAACAATATAAGATTGCTCGAGTAATCCTTCAGCATACAGCTTTGACACACTGACTACTTCCACATCCGCAAAGTCTGAGGATTGATAGGTTGCATATAAAACCATCACACCGTTTTCTTCCTTATATTCTACTAAACTAGGTTTGCGTTTTGAGAATTCACTTGAATAAGGCTTGCCGAGCTTCGGAAACATCCCAATCGTCTTTTGTGTTCCCTTCGTTAATCGGCCCGGAATGAGATCATTGTCAAATTTACTCAAATACAGATGATACAACCCGTTATAAATATGCCAATAATCTTCACATTCCCCATAAAAACGGCCGCCTAAACCTTTAAACCCTATGCTGATTTGCTTGATAAAAGACTGCTTGATCCCATTTTTCTTTTCCACCTCAACCTCAATTGTCGGGGCATAAAATCCATAGTTTATAAGTGTGTAAGGAACAACGATCGAAGTCTTTTCTTTTGGAGCTAATTTTACCTTAAAAGTTGATTGCTTTAATGACACAAGCTTATGCTTCGGAATGTTCAATGTATAGGTTGTCAAGTCATTCACATTATTTTCTACGTCAAGATAATAGACAGCCTCTTCATTTACAAAACACTGTGACCCAGGTACAACACCTGTAATCTTTGCCGGCCATTTCGGTAAAATGCCTACAGCAAACTTCGCTTTTTTACCATTAATCCAAACATTTGTGACAACAGAAGGATGCGTTCTCCAATTGCTTTGCTCTTCTTCTAACTTTTCAAGCTGAAAAGCCGCTTCAATTACCGTCTCATCCTCAACCGTTAGGGATTGCTCAAACGCATATCGAACAATTTTATCGTTTTCTCCTTTGAACTGAATAGGAAGCGGTTTTCCTGTCTTATTTTTTATATGATAGCGAACTGTGTAGCTTGCATCACAAACGAGTGTAAAGTTTTCAACTGAAACGGTAATCGCGTACTCATTGGTCTCAATCGATCGAAGTCCGCGTCCTGTCCGTTCGAATTCCATTCGCAGCTGATTGCCATTCGAATCCCACGTATACTCGTAATACGTAAAATCATTATCCTTTCTGCCATCTGGACTGACCTCAACAACTCTCGTGCTTGCTTCATACCAATTCACGTTTGAAAAATAATCCATGACGGCTTCGGTATTTAACACCGTTGGCATAAAGTTCATTAGATGTGTCGTATCATCTCGATCTTCCCAAAAAAATCCACACTTCTTATACAAAGGAACAGCCTTTGTATTCCCTGCCCATGTGTACAGATCAAGCCTTGGCCAGTTCAACTCGGTTACTCTTTCTAACGCTTTTAAGACGAGAAGCTTCCCGATTTTTTGCCCGTGGTAATCCGAACGCACATTTAACAAAGGAATATATAATGCTCCTCCATCTTCACGGTATTCAGATAACCCGCAGTACCCTGCAACCGTGTCTCCATCCATCGCTAAATAGAGATGAAGATTACTCGAATTTGCTTCTTGAATTCGCACTTTTTCCTCCGTCGTCACCTGGGAATCTCCCCCCCACCCGTCTCGGCTTAGATTCCACATTTCCGCAACGCCGGCTGCAAGACCTTCATGATACTCAACAATCTCAATATTTCGTTTTGTTTGTTCCATTCTGTGTACCTCCATTTGAAATTAACTATGTCTCACATTTCTTACTTACCTTATTTCCTTCTTTTCCACTCGTTTGATAATTACTCATTTACAACTCCTCCTTGTAGTTTTTTAGTAAATAATGGGTTGAACCCACTTTTTACTATACATGAGGTAAATTTAAGAAGTAAAGGAATTTTCCGAAAAATTGTAACAGGGGGTCAGGTGTAGTCTTTCTCTCTTGCAAAATAAAAAACCACACATAAATGTTGATATAACAACATTTATGTGTGGTTTAATGTTAAAAAAATGAACTATATTAATTTTCCATTACCCTAACCTTTCCATTGTTTACATTAGCTAAAAAAAGTTTGGTGTTTGAGAAAAGTTGAATGGTTTTTGTTTCCTTGTTTACAGAAGATTACTGTGTAAAATTTGTAAAGCGAAGCTGTAAAAGCTTCGCCTGTTTCTTCCTTCTTCTTATCTACTTAACTGTTCCACTCTTAAAGGCTTGTGTTCTCTGCTTACTTTAATGATCTCCCCGATAATGGCGATGGCAATTTCAACTGTTGTTTCCGAGCCAATCTCCAAGCCGATGGGAGAACGAACCTGCTCCAGCTGTTCAGCAGTGACTCCTTCACCTTTTAATTTTTCAATAATGCTTATCGTCTTGCGTTTGCTGGCAACCATCCCAATATAGGCAATTGGAAATTGCAATGCCGTTTTTAATACAATATCATCACGATCTTTTGTCACAATCAACACATATGACTTTTCATTTAGGTTGGCCGCGAGCAAAGCTTCCCCAATCTCCTCATTCACAAAAATGTTCGTCGCATTCGGAAAACGTTCCTTCGTGGCATAACCAACGCGATCATCAACAACACAATACGGATACTCAAGGGAATCTGCAAGCTTAGACAGCGCATGCGCTAAATGACCGGCTCCAGCCAGAACAAGTTCCGGCCTGCTTGTATAGACTTCAATAAACACCCGTAATGTTCCGCCACAATTCATTTGAATTCCGTCTTTCGCGTGTTTGTTCAATTTGTATTCCACGATTTTTGATTTACCGTTTTGGAGCGCATTGACACTCTCTTGGATAATATAGAATTCAGCCAAACCCCCTCCGACAGTGCCTTCAATCGAACCATCGCGGTAAACAATCATTTTTCCAACATGCCTGGGAGTTGAGCCCCTTGATTCAATAATCATTGCTAGTGCAAAGGTTTCGTTTTGACGTGCCAGCATGGCCACTTTTTCCATCAATAGCATGAATAGCTCCCCCCTTTTTTAAAAAATATCAATTCGGTTGATATTGCTTCGTGCTAAAAAAATAACGTAATAGATTTAAGGCGACTGTTTTTCTGTATACAGCTGTGGAGCGCTGATCATCTATTGGTTTAATGATCTTATCGAAGGCTGCCACAACCTGCGCGATGTCTGCATCTGCTAATGGTATGGTTTTTCCAAGCAACTTTTTCTCAATATCTAGGGAGCGAACCATTGTAGGTCCCACCGCCCCAAAGGCAAAGCGGACATCATCAATTACAGCGCCATTAATCCTGATATAGCCTGCAAACCCTACCTTGGCAATGGCATCTGCATTGCGGTTGCCGACTTTCTCAAATACGACATGAGCACCTTCTTCTAATACGTTTGGCAATATAATTTCAGCCAAAATCTCATTTGGATCACGCTGCACCCTTCGCACACCTTGTATAAAATCACTAATCGCTATAATACGTTCTCCAGAAACCGAACGCAGCAATAGCTTTGCGTTATAAACATATAATAATGGCAGCGTGTCACCGGCAGGAGAAGCGTTGCAAATATTTCCTCCCAATGTCCCTCTGTTTCGAATGGCCGGTGCCGCAATCGTTTTGATTGCTTTCTTTAAGGCAACAGGAATGAGCGGTTCTTCAAGTAATTCGCTATAGGTGCAGCAGGCACCGATGTGGAGATCCTTGCCATTATGGTACACACGTTTTAACTCAGAAAGGTGATCAATAAAAACAATTGGTTTCGGAATTTTCGGTGGGACTCCTCTTCGACTTTTGTGTAGGACCATGACATCGGTGCCGCCGGCAATAATCGCACAGTTTTCTTGATCCAATTGGCTCAACGTCTGGTCTAAGTGATCAAAGCGATATGCGATTATTTTTTCTGCCATAAGCCGTCCCCTTTTTTCGCTGCCAGGTCAATCGCGTCGACAATCATATTGTAGCCCGTACATCGGCACAGATTTCCAGATATACCCTCACGAATTTCAGCCTCTGTAGGATGAGAGTTTTTGGATAATAACGCGGCACTTGCCATGACCATCCCAGGAATGCAGTAACCGCATTGTACTCCGCCGGCAATTGAATAGCTCTCATCTAATATCTTAAACTCCTCCGTATCCATAATTCCTTCTATCGTTACAATATCAGCACCATCAATTGCGCCAATGGGAACTAGGCAGCTGTTTTGCAGGAGGTTATTCACAAAAACGCTGCAGGCTCCACATTCTCCTTCCCCGCAGCCTTCTTTTGTTCCGATTAACTCAAACTCATCTCTGATTAAATCTAGTAATCTTGCAGTGGCAGGGGCGTCCGTTTCTACCGTTCTTCCATTAAGGGTAAATGTAATCAACCTTCATCACCTACTTTCCTCCAAAGACTTTCCATAATGACTTCGGGTGTAACTGGAATCTGTTGAAAAGAAGTTTGTAGTGCGTCCTCAATAGCTGCTTGGACTGCCGGAGCACCGCCGATTAACGTCAATTCACCTGCGCCCTTCGCCCCGTATGGACCATCCGCGTAGGGGTTATCAAAGACCTTGCTTTCGATGAAAACAACGTCCATTGAAGTCGGTGGTCCATAATCCGTTATGCTTTTTTGTTGAATTTCGCCCTGTTTTGAAGTCATTTTTTCAAGATATCCATACGCTAATCCTTGCGCCAAGCCACCGTCAATTTGGCCTTTCATAATCCGGTCATCGATGACCTTGCCTACTTCATAATTGCCGTACACTTTTTCCAGCTTTACATTGCCTGTTAACACATCCACTTCAACTTCAACGATATTCACGCCCCAGGAATATGCTGGGTAGGCATCACCCGTGAAGGTTTTCTCGTTCCAAGGGATCATCTCACGGTGAACATAGTCTTCGACGACTTCCTGTTCCACCCCTGTTTGCCATTGTGCCTTAAGTTTTTTTGCGGCTCGTTCAAGCAATTTCCCAACAATCATCGTCGTCCTCGAGGCCACGGTCGGACCAGAGTCAGGTACCTCTTTTGTATCGGGATACGGGTACAAAACCTCTTCTAACGGTAGGTCCAGTTCTTTGGCAACAATTTTACATAGTGTGGTCAAAATCCCT from Neobacillus sp. FSL H8-0543 includes:
- the fetB gene encoding iron export ABC transporter permease subunit FetB; translated protein: MSTLALAIALVFVLIPVFLSKTFNLGLEKDTIIAVVRSIIQLFVVGYILMFVFDSESILYMLLMVVVMIVAATQNARKKGQAIKGITWKVAVTLVFIEVLTQGILLGFKITPATAQYIIPISGMMIGNSMVLAILFLNRFIAEVDTNQEQTELILSVGGTPKQAIHTQLITSIKASMIPTIESQKTIGLVQLPGMMSGQIIAGASPIQAVQFQLLILFLLLTTAAVTSIMLGFLSYPSLFNQRMQFMKMK
- a CDS encoding phosphate ABC transporter ATP-binding protein gives rise to the protein MTAILTPAIHFNKVNFYSDDNHILKNITGSFYEGTITTLVGPSGAGKTTLLKLCNGLLSPDSGEIYIKDKKISSFAPVELRRLVGIALQSAPMINGDVLQNIGLPLTLQGKNLAEKAAKDLLKDVGLSEEFLHRNVRDLSGGQRQKVSIARTLVNHPRILLLDEITSALDRVSQKEIEELIVKINEKYGVTIVWITHNLQQAKEIGTYSWVMMEGEVIEAGKSELLNAPVNEKVIQFVKGELE
- a CDS encoding TatD family hydrolase; this encodes MKIIDAHIHYSDIRSFHETATDISKVDYSFQGIEREFAENNIVLGIAMGVTETAGEGFPDSASPSPMGIDLTKVIPKNIVYCAGINPFRLDEAALLQLEKDVQKPDCVGIKIYLGYYPFYAYDEVYEPVYKIAKKYSVPVVYHTGDTYSERGRLRFSHPLAIDDVAVKHRDMTIMMAHFGDPWVLDGAEVVYKNSNVFADLSGLVVGADGDIKRLQETRFFDHLLHALTFTNNYEKFLFGTDWPLTPINPYIDFIQDIIPKSYHQDVFYNTAIKVFPKIKAYLSND
- a CDS encoding helix-turn-helix transcriptional regulator, which gives rise to MIKLTKRQAEILEIVKENGPITGQQIAERLSLTRAALRPDLAILTMSGNLDARPRVGYYFNHNYQTKLQAEKFLHQKVTDYKAHPIVVDISTSVYDAIVQLFLEDVGTLYAVDEKGHLAGVISRKDLLRTAIGNKDLQELPVSVIMTRMPNIITINPEESLLDAAKKMINNHIDSLPVIKEVDEEKHTYLIVGRITKTTITRAYLEIMEQKSV
- a CDS encoding GNAT family N-acetyltransferase; translated protein: MEQTKRNIEIVEYHEGLAAGVAEMWNLSRDGWGGDSQVTTEEKVRIQEANSSNLHLYLAMDGDTVAGYCGLSEYREDGGALYIPLLNVRSDYHGQKIGKLLVLKALERVTELNWPRLDLYTWAGNTKAVPLYKKCGFFWEDRDDTTHLMNFMPTVLNTEAVMDYFSNVNWYEASTRVVEVSPDGRKDNDFTYYEYTWDSNGNQLRMEFERTGRGLRSIETNEYAITVSVENFTLVCDASYTVRYHIKNKTGKPLPIQFKGENDKIVRYAFEQSLTVEDETVIEAAFQLEKLEEEQSNWRTHPSVVTNVWINGKKAKFAVGILPKWPAKITGVVPGSQCFVNEEAVYYLDVENNVNDLTTYTLNIPKHKLVSLKQSTFKVKLAPKEKTSIVVPYTLINYGFYAPTIEVEVEKKNGIKQSFIKQISIGFKGLGGRFYGECEDYWHIYNGLYHLYLSKFDNDLIPGRLTKGTQKTIGMFPKLGKPYSSEFSKRKPSLVEYKEENGVMVLYATYQSSDFADVEVVSVSKLYAEGLLEQSYIVRNNHSDITQPIWMMQPIYHELFKPVFVLNDHVVKVEERAYSEYGKWNSNELTENWLFSRYEPYAHGITWPKETKINFENWYMYVEHALGNIQANGEVKTKPVYHSFGAYQSWEEFREFALRKRVRTAATADDLFIQTTGQEAVLIDRKAGYLQGEVSFNKGKSTILAVEDEKREVREVVQSNPSPLSSVVAEYEINGVRDFKKALSMNPSTHLISFQKCTRDGLEILEASNGEISIAAAETFYPTVFSLKIKGKEWLDTSFPSLQPRAWWNPWSGGIRFVLHGINQKSFVNEKTIVSDGSLIDNEGRVWKGLKISTNFTNNEEFKGLGIEQYYVMLPGVPVVAVVTKILQNTGTYMHYKKWYTEGAFAVGTVKSAGSNRTYVAGSTEIQTELSDHVIVASTTGDEVLQLIADREAINIEAYMNKEVMLVSIWRDMQMANGMEFLSAPSFILGSDNILSADEAEDLRRMTFNEVENENN
- a CDS encoding FAD binding domain-containing protein, encoding MAEKIIAYRFDHLDQTLSQLDQENCAIIAGGTDVMVLHKSRRGVPPKIPKPIVFIDHLSELKRVYHNGKDLHIGACCTYSELLEEPLIPVALKKAIKTIAAPAIRNRGTLGGNICNASPAGDTLPLLYVYNAKLLLRSVSGERIIAISDFIQGVRRVQRDPNEILAEIILPNVLEEGAHVVFEKVGNRNADAIAKVGFAGYIRINGAVIDDVRFAFGAVGPTMVRSLDIEKKLLGKTIPLADADIAQVVAAFDKIIKPIDDQRSTAVYRKTVALNLLRYFFSTKQYQPN
- a CDS encoding XdhC/CoxI family protein, whose translation is MLLMEKVAMLARQNETFALAMIIESRGSTPRHVGKMIVYRDGSIEGTVGGGLAEFYIIQESVNALQNGKSKIVEYKLNKHAKDGIQMNCGGTLRVFIEVYTSRPELVLAGAGHLAHALSKLADSLEYPYCVVDDRVGYATKERFPNATNIFVNEEIGEALLAANLNEKSYVLIVTKDRDDIVLKTALQFPIAYIGMVASKRKTISIIEKLKGEGVTAEQLEQVRSPIGLEIGSETTVEIAIAIIGEIIKVSREHKPLRVEQLSR
- a CDS encoding (2Fe-2S)-binding protein; translated protein: MITFTLNGRTVETDAPATARLLDLIRDEFELIGTKEGCGEGECGACSVFVNNLLQNSCLVPIGAIDGADIVTIEGIMDTEEFKILDESYSIAGGVQCGYCIPGMVMASAALLSKNSHPTEAEIREGISGNLCRCTGYNMIVDAIDLAAKKGDGLWQKK
- a CDS encoding VOC family protein; its protein translation is MKLGAFSVSLNVTDINKSKEFYENLGFQSFGGDISQNWLILKNENCIIGLFQGMFEKNILTFNPGWNENAENIESFTDVRELQKQLKEKGINMLSEPIESNEGPAHFIIEDPDGNQILVDQHR